A DNA window from Roseovarius sp. Pro17 contains the following coding sequences:
- a CDS encoding heavy-metal-associated domain-containing protein, with the protein MTRFDVPEMSCGHCTATIEKAIKAIDPTAKVTCDTGTRKVEVESILNERALSEAIRNAGYNVNTVATI; encoded by the coding sequence GTGACCAGATTTGATGTTCCTGAAATGAGCTGCGGACACTGCACCGCAACGATCGAAAAGGCGATCAAGGCGATAGACCCAACCGCAAAAGTGACCTGCGATACCGGCACGCGCAAGGTCGAGGTCGAAAGTATCCTGAACGAGCGCGCCCTGAGCGAGGCGATCCGCAACGCTGGGTATAACGTCAATACAGTCGCGACGATCTGA
- a CDS encoding heavy metal translocating P-type ATPase, giving the protein MSVSKSVRFSIQNMSCASCVGRVERSLMAVPGVSDVSVNLASETVQAQIDAPERLAEIVAALDKAGYPARSQTVRLNVASMTCASCVGRVEKALAAVPGILDVNVNLASETATVNYIEGAVSLDDLLRAAKEAGYPATPADAATQEDASTRRTEEARALARKTVLAAVLALPVFLLEMGAHVVPGAHDLIGRTIGHQSSWMIQFVLTTVVLAWPGRAFYAKGFPALFKGAPDMNSLVAVGTSAAYLYSLVALFAPALLPEASRAVYFEAAAVIVVLILLGRWMEARAKGRTGAAIQKLLGLQARTARVLVDGAAQDVPIEQISTGAILLVRPGERIAVDGEVTQGSAHVDESMITGEPVPVAKSEGDPVTGGTVNGTGSFQFRATRVGADTTLAQIIRMVEEAQGAKLPIQGMVDRITLWFVPAVMALAVLTVLVWLILGPSPALSYALVAGVSVLIIACPCAMGLATPTSIMVGTGRAAEMGVLFRKGDALQQLTDVGVVAVDKTGTVTEGRPELTDLVLADGFERAEVLALVAAVEEQSEHPIAEAIVRAAQAEGAARHEVDAFESITGYGVRAQVAGRDVLIGADRLMAREGLAPGPLAEAETDLASRGRTALFAAIDGKVAAVIAVSDPVKPSSAAAIRALHDLGLKVAMITGDKRETAEAIARETGIDHVIAGVLPDGKVAALDELRAGDEAVAFVGDGINDAPALAHADVGIAIGTGTDVAIESADVVLMSGDLRGVVNAFEVSTRTMRNIRQNLFWAFGYNVALIPVAAGVLYPAFGLLLSPVLAAGAMALSSVFVVTNALRLRRVRPAMKETAEARPAAALSPAAAE; this is encoded by the coding sequence ATGTCAGTTTCAAAATCCGTCCGGTTCTCGATTCAGAACATGTCCTGCGCGTCCTGTGTCGGGCGCGTGGAGCGCTCGCTGATGGCTGTTCCGGGCGTCAGCGATGTCAGCGTGAACCTCGCCAGCGAGACCGTTCAGGCGCAGATCGATGCGCCGGAGCGACTGGCCGAAATCGTGGCGGCGCTGGACAAGGCGGGCTATCCCGCGCGCAGCCAGACGGTGCGGCTGAACGTGGCGTCAATGACCTGCGCCTCCTGCGTCGGGCGGGTCGAGAAGGCACTGGCGGCGGTGCCGGGTATTCTGGATGTGAACGTCAACCTCGCGTCGGAAACCGCGACCGTGAACTATATCGAGGGCGCGGTCAGTCTGGACGATCTGCTCCGCGCGGCAAAGGAGGCGGGCTATCCGGCGACCCCCGCGGATGCCGCGACCCAAGAGGACGCAAGCACCCGCAGGACCGAGGAGGCCCGCGCGTTGGCCCGCAAAACCGTGCTTGCCGCCGTGCTGGCGCTGCCGGTCTTCCTGCTGGAAATGGGCGCGCATGTCGTGCCGGGTGCGCATGATCTGATCGGCCGCACCATCGGGCATCAGTCTAGCTGGATGATCCAGTTCGTGCTGACCACCGTGGTTCTGGCCTGGCCCGGCCGCGCCTTCTATGCCAAGGGGTTTCCGGCGCTGTTCAAGGGCGCGCCTGACATGAACAGTCTGGTCGCCGTTGGCACCTCGGCGGCGTACCTCTATTCGCTGGTCGCGCTTTTCGCGCCGGCCCTGCTGCCCGAAGCCTCGCGTGCGGTTTATTTCGAGGCGGCGGCGGTGATCGTTGTGCTGATCCTTCTGGGCCGCTGGATGGAGGCCCGCGCCAAGGGCCGCACCGGCGCCGCGATCCAGAAGCTGCTGGGGCTTCAGGCCCGCACCGCGCGGGTTCTGGTGGATGGCGCCGCGCAGGATGTTCCAATCGAACAGATTAGCACGGGGGCCATCCTGCTCGTGCGCCCCGGCGAGCGTATCGCGGTGGACGGTGAAGTGACCCAAGGCAGCGCCCATGTAGATGAAAGCATGATCACCGGCGAGCCTGTGCCCGTGGCCAAGTCCGAGGGTGACCCCGTTACCGGCGGCACTGTCAACGGCACCGGCAGCTTCCAGTTCCGCGCGACCCGCGTGGGGGCCGACACGACGCTGGCGCAGATCATCCGCATGGTCGAAGAGGCCCAGGGCGCGAAACTGCCAATTCAGGGCATGGTCGACCGGATCACGCTGTGGTTCGTGCCCGCCGTTATGGCGCTGGCCGTGCTGACGGTTCTGGTCTGGCTGATTCTCGGCCCATCCCCGGCGCTCTCCTATGCGCTGGTCGCGGGCGTTTCTGTGCTGATCATTGCCTGCCCCTGCGCGATGGGCCTCGCCACGCCGACCTCGATCATGGTCGGCACCGGGCGCGCGGCCGAAATGGGCGTGCTGTTCCGCAAGGGCGACGCACTGCAACAATTGACGGACGTCGGTGTGGTGGCCGTGGACAAGACCGGCACCGTGACCGAGGGGCGCCCGGAACTGACCGATCTGGTGCTGGCGGATGGGTTCGAGCGCGCCGAGGTTCTGGCACTGGTGGCAGCGGTCGAGGAGCAGTCCGAACATCCCATCGCCGAGGCGATTGTCAGGGCCGCACAGGCCGAGGGCGCGGCGCGCCACGAGGTCGATGCTTTTGAGTCGATCACCGGCTACGGGGTGCGCGCACAGGTGGCGGGCCGCGACGTTCTGATCGGCGCCGACCGCCTGATGGCGCGCGAAGGGCTGGCCCCCGGCCCGCTGGCAGAGGCCGAGACGGACCTTGCCAGCCGTGGGCGCACCGCGCTTTTTGCCGCCATTGACGGAAAGGTTGCCGCGGTCATCGCCGTCTCTGACCCGGTGAAACCTTCCAGCGCCGCCGCGATCCGGGCGCTTCACGATCTGGGGTTGAAAGTCGCGATGATCACCGGCGACAAGCGCGAGACGGCTGAGGCCATCGCGCGCGAGACCGGCATCGACCACGTCATTGCGGGCGTTCTGCCGGATGGCAAAGTTGCTGCGCTCGATGAATTGCGCGCGGGTGACGAGGCGGTCGCCTTCGTGGGGGACGGGATCAACGACGCGCCCGCGCTGGCCCATGCCGATGTCGGTATCGCCATCGGAACCGGCACGGATGTCGCCATCGAATCCGCCGATGTGGTGCTGATGTCGGGCGATCTGCGCGGCGTCGTCAACGCGTTTGAGGTTTCGACCCGCACGATGCGCAACATCCGCCAGAACCTGTTCTGGGCGTTCGGCTATAACGTGGCACTGATCCCTGTCGCGGCGGGCGTGCTCTATCCGGCGTTCGGCCTGCTGTTGTCGCCGGTTCTGGCGGCCGGTGCGATGGCGCTCAGCTCGGTCTTCGTGGTGACCAATGCGCTGCGCCTGCGCCGGGTCCGCCCTGCCATGAAGGAAACCGCAGAGGCCCGTCCTGCCGCCGCCCTTTCCCCTGCAGCAGCCGAATGA
- a CDS encoding cupredoxin domain-containing protein, which yields MRALRVIRLGTCERHMRKRRRNHHGQGEKPSPEYAAPLCHATPSKSMPADRRKIGQACGNCKLTLGYIKTAPGELTLQRWNDFVSQRRGKGIAPRAPSLAPAYQYTVKENNMTFMKTIGAATALILMAGTAMADAGHGASIGKAGDPDKVDRVIEVSMDEMKYDPKTISVAKGETIKFVVRNDGNLVHEFNLGTKEMWDGHKKEMKNMMKSGMMTMKKLDHAKMMEGGMMHNDPNTALLEPGQTAEVVWTFSDSAEMGFACNVPGHREGGMVGKIAFSGH from the coding sequence ATGCGTGCGCTGAGAGTGATCCGGCTGGGCACGTGCGAACGACATATGCGGAAGCGCCGCCGTAACCATCACGGTCAAGGCGAGAAGCCATCCCCAGAATATGCTGCGCCGCTGTGTCATGCCACTCCATCAAAATCAATGCCTGCCGATCGCCGGAAAATCGGTCAGGCATGCGGAAATTGCAAGCTTACACTTGGTTACATTAAAACCGCGCCGGGTGAATTGACCCTCCAGCGCTGGAATGATTTCGTTTCACAGCGTCGGGGGAAAGGGATTGCGCCGCGTGCGCCATCGCTTGCCCCGGCCTATCAATACACAGTCAAGGAAAACAACATGACATTTATGAAAACTATCGGAGCAGCAACCGCACTCATCCTGATGGCAGGGACCGCAATGGCAGATGCCGGACACGGCGCGTCCATCGGCAAGGCCGGAGATCCGGACAAGGTCGACCGCGTTATTGAGGTCAGCATGGACGAGATGAAGTACGATCCCAAGACAATTTCCGTTGCGAAGGGCGAGACGATCAAGTTCGTCGTACGCAACGACGGAAATCTCGTTCACGAATTCAACCTCGGCACCAAAGAGATGTGGGACGGCCACAAAAAAGAGATGAAGAACATGATGAAATCCGGCATGATGACAATGAAAAAACTTGACCATGCCAAGATGATGGAGGGCGGTATGATGCATAACGACCCAAACACTGCCCTTCTTGAGCCTGGACAGACCGCCGAAGTAGTTTGGACCTTTTCGGACTCCGCCGAAATGGGGTTTGCCTGCAACGTGCCAGGCCACCGCGAGGGCGGCATGGTTGGCAAGATTGCGTTCTCAGGACACTGA
- a CDS encoding c-type cytochrome produces the protein MRKPLILFSLLVFALGTAIWSMVPSPTQTASAEQSLDLVEGKQQYQDYCASCHGANLEGQPDWRSVGPDGILPAPPHDETGHTWHHSDSALFDYTKLGGAEALARQGVDFQSGMPGFGDQLTDSEIRNILAFISSTWPDRQRDVQATRSSTERDQLDN, from the coding sequence ATGCGAAAACCTCTGATCCTCTTTTCGCTGCTGGTTTTCGCTTTGGGCACCGCCATCTGGTCGATGGTGCCGAGTCCAACCCAGACTGCCTCGGCCGAGCAATCCTTGGATCTGGTCGAAGGCAAGCAACAGTATCAGGATTATTGTGCGTCATGTCACGGTGCCAACCTTGAAGGGCAGCCGGATTGGCGATCAGTTGGGCCGGACGGCATCCTGCCCGCGCCACCGCATGACGAGACAGGTCATACTTGGCACCACTCAGACAGCGCCCTTTTCGACTATACCAAACTGGGTGGAGCGGAAGCTCTTGCCCGTCAGGGAGTGGATTTTCAAAGCGGTATGCCCGGTTTTGGCGATCAACTTACGGACTCTGAGATCCGAAACATCCTCGCGTTCATCTCGTCCACATGGCCTGACCGACAGCGAGACGTCCAAGCCACCCGCAGCAGTACGGAGCGCGATCAACTGGATAATTGA